Below is a window of Haloterrigena alkaliphila DNA.
TTGTCGCGCGTCCGCCGCAGCTACTCGAAGTCGGTAGTCGAAAGAAATGGAGCGTAGATCGCGGCCGCGGTCCGAGTTCGAAGTCCGCTTTGTCAAAGTTTCTCGAAAGCGTCAGGCCGCGAAGCGGTCTGACTGTCCGAAAAACTGTCGACGACAGTTTTTCGATGTTGTCGCGGCGGTGCCGCGAGAGTGCGAGAAACTTTCTACGAAAGTTTCTCGATATTGTCGACGACTTCCTCCGCGAACTCGCTGGTGGCGAGCTTCTCGGCGTCCTCGAGGTTGCGCTCGAGGTCGTAGGTGACCTTGCCGGAGGAGATGGTCTCTTCGACGGCGTCGCGGACGAGGTCGGCGGCGTCGGACCAGCCGATGTGTTCGAGCATCATGCGGCCCGAGAGGATCATGGCGGTCGGGTTGACCTTGTCCTGGCCCTCGTACTTGGGTGCGGAGCCGTGGACCGGCTCGGCGAGCAGGCGACCGTCGCCGAAGTTGGCGCCGGGCGCGATACCGAGACCGCCGATCTGGGCACCACAGGCGTCGGACATGTAGTCCCCGTTCAGGTTCATCGTCGCGACGACGTCGTAGTTGTCGGTGCGGGTGAGGATCTGCTGGAGCATGTTGTCCGCGATGCGGTCGTTGACGACGACCGCGTCGTCGGGTGCTTCGCCGTCTTTCTCCTCCCAGAGCGTGTCCTCGGTGATGACCTCGTCACCGTACTCTTCCTCGGCGACCTCGTAGCCCCAGTCGCGGAACTGGCCCTCGGTGAACTTCATGATGTTACCCTTGTGGACCAGCGTGACCGAGTCGCGGTCGTGCTCGAGGGCGTAGTCGATGGCACGGCGGATCAGCCGCTTGGAGCCGAACTCCGTGATCGGCTTGATGCCGATGCCGACGGGGCCGTCGTGGATGGTGTTGTCGAAGCCCATGTCCTCTTCGACGAACTCCTTGACTTCCTGGACCTCGTCGGTGCCTTCCTCCCACTCGATGCCGGCGTAGACGTCTTCCGTGTTTTCACGGAAGGTGACCATGTCCATCTCGCCGGGGTTCTTGACCGGCGACGGGACGCCGTCGAGGTGGTAGGTCGGTCGCACGTTCGCGTAGAGGTCGAGCTTCTTCCGCAGGGCGACGTTCAGCGAGCGGAAGCCGGCGCCGACGGGCGTCGTCAGCGGGCCCTTGATCGCGACGCGGTGTTCCTTGATCGCTTCGACCGTCTCGTCCGGCAGGTTCTCGTCGTATTTTTCGCGTGCGGACCCGCCCGCGTAGAGGCGCATCCAGTTGATCTCGCGGCCGGTCTCGTCCGCGGCGGCCTCGAGAACCTTCTGTGCGGCCGGGCCGACGTCGCTCCCGACGCCGTCGCCGTAGATGATCGGGATGATCGGGTTGTCGGGTACCTCGAGTTCGTCCTCGGTACCCTCTTTCAGCGTGATCTTCTCCCCCTCCTCGGGGACCTCGATCTTGTCGTAGCTCATCTCGTCTATACGGTTCTTCGACGCGGGTAAAAGGTCTACCATTTCCATCGACGCACCGGCAAAAGTTGAACGATACTCAGACGGAGAATTGCCGGTTATTTCTCCTCTACTGGCTTTCGACGGCCGGGTACCGCTCGTCTGCCCTTCCGGCCCGGATAAACGTTCGTCGTATGACTGGTCCGCTCGCGGCAAAACCACAACTTCGCCCGGCGTAACGGGATGGCTCGACCCCGCACACGAGCAGAACCGGCCGTCTCGAGGGGGAGCCACCCGCTGAATCCGCAGTCGCCCGACGCGTTCGGCGTCGGCGGCGCCTCCCAGTAGCCGAGCGTCACCGTCACGCCGCCACCGACGAGCGCCGTGCCGATATCGGCGGGATCCCGCTCGTCCGCGATCGCCAGTCGCCCGACCGCAACCGCTGCCATCGCCGCACAGAACACGACGAGCAGGACGACTGGCGTCATCGTCGTCGCTACACAGGCCGCTCTCGAACGTGTCGGGGATACCGTCTCCGACGGCCCCATCGCGAAACCTCTTCCCGCAGCCGATCCGTCGGGACGGGTATGCAGGTACTCGTCCACGGCGGCGCAGGCAGCGCCCCCGACGATCCCGAGGGCAGGCAGGAACGGCTCGAGCGGGCCGCCGACTCCGGCGCAGCGGAGACGGACCCCGTCGATGCGGTCGAATCGGCGGTGCGCGTCCTCGAGTCCGATCCTCGATTCAACGCGGGAATCGGGAGCGCCGTCCAGAGCGACGGCGCGATCCGCACCGACGCCGGACTGATGACCGACGATCGATCGGTCGGCGCGGCCTGCTCGATGCCGGGGGTCGAACGCGCGGTCAGCGTCGCCCGACTCGTGCTCGAGGAGACGCCACACGGATTCGTCTCCGGCGAGCACGCCGTCGCGCTGGCCGACGCGTACGGGATCGAGACGGGGGTCGACCTCTGGTCCGATCGGACACGAGAGCGGTGGGCCGACCTCGAAACACCGCCGGCCGACGATCCCCGGGCGCAACTCGAGTGGATTCGCGAGCGGTACGGTCAATCGGATTCGGGCGGTCGAACGAATTCTGACGCTGATTCCACGGAGCCGCCGGCGGATCACGACAACGCTGGACGGGGTCCAGCGAGCCGTGGTCCAACGGACCACGACACGGTCGGCGCCGTCGCGTTCGACGGCGAGGCCCTCGCGGCGGCGACCTCGACCGGCGGCCGGTGGCTCGCGCTCGCGGGCCGCGTCGGGGACGTTCCGCAGGTCGGGTCGGGATTCTACTGTTCGCCCGCGGCCGCGGTCAGCGCGACCGGCGCCGGCGAGGATATCGCTCGCGTGACGCTCTCGAGGCGCGTCGCCCGCCACGTCGAACGGGGCCGCGACGCCGACGCGGCCGCGGAACTCGCGCTCGAGGAGTTCGCGGAGCTGACCGGCTCGACGGCGGGCGTCATCGCTATCGACGCGCGTGGAACCCTCGGCTCGGCGTACAACAGTGTCGCGATGCAGACGGCGAGCGCGACTCGCCGGTCGTGACCGGACTCGAGATCGGCGCCACCCGCCGGGTTCGTTCACTGCCGATCTCGAGTGGGTCGTCGGCCGGTGGACCGGAAGTGCCCAGTCGTGGCGTCTCTCACGCCGAGTGAGGGGACTCTCGGAACCGATAAAACGACGGTGACCGTTTCGGACAGCGTGCTGACGTTAGGCTCCGTTTGTCCCGACGCGATGCCGTCTTCGTGGACGGAAGACGCGGAACTGAACTCACGATGACTGATACTATCCCGGATGTTTCGACGATTGACGTCAGATACCTTTAACATCGTCGTGATCGTGGTCCGAGACGATGCTGGAATCGCCTTTCCACGGGGCTCGAAACTGCCCCCGATGTGCGGCGACGCTGTCGAACGTCCAGGGCGTCGAGGCCTGTCCGCAGTGCAACTGGGTCGACGCCGATCGGCGGTCGGGATCGATATAGTCCGGTTCCTCGCCGACGGAATCGGCCGCGTCATCGCCGATGGGGTCTCGAGGGCGGCCGTCGGTCGGAGACGGAACCTCTTTTTGTCGACCGGTACAACGCCGGTGCATGGCCGAATCCGAGGTGGACTTGGAGTCCGAGAAGTACGAGAAGCACCGCGAGGCGGGCGAGATCCTCGCGCAGGTGCGCGAAGAGACAGCCGAGCGCGTCGAGGTCGGCGCGAGCCACCTCGAGGTCGCCGAGTACGCGGAGGATCGGATCCGGGAGCTCGGCGGCGAACCCGCCTTCCCGGTCAACATCTCGGTCGACGAGGAGGCGGCCCACGCGACGCCGTCGATCGACGACGAGGAGACCTTCGGCGAGGAGATGATCAATCTCGACATCGGGGTGCACATCGACGGCTGGCTGGCCGACACCGCGATCACCGTAGACCTCTCGGGGAATCCCGAACTCGCCGAGGCCTCCGAACAGGCGCTGGAGGCCGCCCTCGAGGTCGTCGAACCGGGCGTCGACACCGGCGACATCGGCGCCGAAATCGAGGACGTCATCGACGGCTACGGCTACAACCCCGTCGTCAACCTCACCGGGCACGGACTCGGCCACTGGGAACAACACACCAGTCCGAACATCCCCAATCGGGCCGTTTCGCAGGGCGCGACGCTCGAGGTCGGCGACGTCGTCGCCATCGAACCGTTCGCGACCGACGGCGGCGGCAAGGTCAGCGAGGGCGCCAGCGAGGAGATTTTCGCGCTCGAGCGCGAGGGCTCGGTCCGCAACCGGCAGGCCCGCGAGGCCC
It encodes the following:
- the map gene encoding type II methionyl aminopeptidase produces the protein MAESEVDLESEKYEKHREAGEILAQVREETAERVEVGASHLEVAEYAEDRIRELGGEPAFPVNISVDEEAAHATPSIDDEETFGEEMINLDIGVHIDGWLADTAITVDLSGNPELAEASEQALEAALEVVEPGVDTGDIGAEIEDVIDGYGYNPVVNLTGHGLGHWEQHTSPNIPNRAVSQGATLEVGDVVAIEPFATDGGGKVSEGASEEIFALEREGSVRNRQAREALEQITEEFRTLPFATRWLETDRAEMALRRLKRNDIVHGYPVLKEDDGSLVSQKEHTIIVTEDGCEVTTER
- the icd gene encoding isocitrate dehydrogenase (NADP(+)), with amino-acid sequence MSYDKIEVPEEGEKITLKEGTEDELEVPDNPIIPIIYGDGVGSDVGPAAQKVLEAAADETGREINWMRLYAGGSAREKYDENLPDETVEAIKEHRVAIKGPLTTPVGAGFRSLNVALRKKLDLYANVRPTYHLDGVPSPVKNPGEMDMVTFRENTEDVYAGIEWEEGTDEVQEVKEFVEEDMGFDNTIHDGPVGIGIKPITEFGSKRLIRRAIDYALEHDRDSVTLVHKGNIMKFTEGQFRDWGYEVAEEEYGDEVITEDTLWEEKDGEAPDDAVVVNDRIADNMLQQILTRTDNYDVVATMNLNGDYMSDACGAQIGGLGIAPGANFGDGRLLAEPVHGSAPKYEGQDKVNPTAMILSGRMMLEHIGWSDAADLVRDAVEETISSGKVTYDLERNLEDAEKLATSEFAEEVVDNIEKLS
- a CDS encoding isoaspartyl peptidase/L-asparaginase, which translates into the protein MQVLVHGGAGSAPDDPEGRQERLERAADSGAAETDPVDAVESAVRVLESDPRFNAGIGSAVQSDGAIRTDAGLMTDDRSVGAACSMPGVERAVSVARLVLEETPHGFVSGEHAVALADAYGIETGVDLWSDRTRERWADLETPPADDPRAQLEWIRERYGQSDSGGRTNSDADSTEPPADHDNAGRGPASRGPTDHDTVGAVAFDGEALAAATSTGGRWLALAGRVGDVPQVGSGFYCSPAAAVSATGAGEDIARVTLSRRVARHVERGRDADAAAELALEEFAELTGSTAGVIAIDARGTLGSAYNSVAMQTASATRRS